In Thermoplasmata archaeon, the sequence AGCGAGCGGGAGGGCGCGGAGAACCAGCCTGAGTTCGCGGTCGAGGAGGAGCTGTGGGGCCTCGCGTTCCACGTGCATCCGTACCACTGGACGGCGATCGGCTACAAACAGGATCTCGCGACGCTCGATCGGGAGCCCCTGTACCGCCACTACCTCCGCTTCTACGCGCCGAACAACGCCTCCGTCATCCTCGTCGGCGGCTTCGATCCCGCGGTCGCGATGCAGCACGTCCGCGAGGCGTTCGCGCCGCTCCGCCCGGAGGCCCCGCCGGACCCGATGCGTCTCGTCGAGCCGGAACAGAGGGGCGAGCGGCGCAGCGACATCGTGCGGCCGGGCCCCGCCGACCTTCTGTCCGCCGGGTGGCACATTCCGGCGGCGGGCCACGAGGACACCCCCGCGTTGATCGTCCTCTCGACGGTCCTCGGCGGCTGGCGGGGGCTCGTGCCCTTTGCCGCGGGGGACTGGCGGCCGCGCTCGAATCGGCTCTATCGGGCGCTCGTCGATTCGAAGCTCGCGACGGACGTCGGGGTGAGGCAGGAGATCAAGGTCGATCCGTCGCTCGTCATCGTGAACGTCACCCTCGCGGACGGCGCATCGCTCGACCACGTCGAGGAGGTTCTCGACCGGGAAGTCGAACGGCTCAAGAAGGGGATCCCGGCGAAGTCGGAGCTGGACCGCGCGAAGCAACAGGTCCGGGCGTGGGCGCGGTACGAGCAGGACGGCGTCACCTTCCAGGGGATCCTGCTGAGCGTCTCGGAGGGGCTCGGCGCGTGGGACTTCGGCGAGTCGCTGCTCGCGAAGGCGGAGCGCGTCCGGGGGGAACAGGTCCGCGACGTCGCGAGGCGCTACCTCGTCGACGCGCATCGGACCCTCGTGCGGTTCCATGCGCAGGAGGCCGCCGCGTGAACCTCCCGGACCGGACGGTCCTCGGGAACGGGGCGGTGCTCGTCTCGAGCGCCTTGCCTTCGAACCCGTTCGTCGCGTTCCGGGGGAGCGTGCCCGCCGGCGTGGCGGCGGAGGGCGACGACCACGGTGTGGCGGAGTTCACGGCGCGGCTCCTGTTGAGTGGCACGCGCCGCATGAGCGCGGCGAAGCTCTCGGACCGGCTCGAAGGGATCGGCGCGACGCTCGAGTTCCGGAACGGGGAGGAGCTCCTCTCCTTCCAGGGGCGCTGCACGCGGGACACGACGGCCGAAACGATCCGGATCCTCGTCGAGTGCCTCGCGCGGCCCGCGTTCCCGGCCCGGGAGATCGACCGCGTGCGGAAGGAGCTCGAGAACGATGTTCGCATCGAGGCGGACGACACACGCAGCCGGGCGATGCGGGAGCTCGCTCGCAGCGTCTTCCCGAAGGACCATCCGTACGGCCGCGACCCGAAAGGGAATGCGGAGCGCATCCGCCGCATCCGTCGTTCCGACATCGTCGCGTTCCACGCGTCCCACGTCGGGCCGGAGGGGCTCATCCTCGCGGTGACCGGGGACGTCGACCGCACGCTGATCGACGAGGCGATCGCCGCCCCCCTGTCCCGTCTCGAGGGGGACAACGTCGGCGCGCCGCGGATCCCGCCGCCCCCCGCCCACAAGCCGCGGAACGTGCCGATCCCGATGCCCCACAAGACCCAGGTCGACGTCGCAATCGGCGCGCCCGCCGTGCCTCGATCCCACGACGACTATGATGCGCTCAACCTGGCGAACCTGCTCTTCGGACGGATCGGGTTGTACGGCCGCCTCGGCCGGAACCTCCGGGACGAGCAGGGCCTCGCGTACTACGCGTTCACGAGCCTCGACGCGCGGACGGCGGGAGGGATGTGGTCGATTTCCGCGGGCGTCAACCCCGCGAACCTGACAAAGGCCGTCGCCTCGATCCGGGCGGAGATGGAACGGTTGCGGCAGGAGCCCTTCACCCCGGACGAGGTTCGGGACGGGCGGGACAACGAGGTCGGCTCGCTCATCGTCTCGCTGGAGCGGAACGCGGAGGTCGCGGGGGAGCTCCACCGGATGGAGTACTTCGGCCTCGGGATGGATTACCTCGAGCGGTTCCCGGACATCGTGCAAGGCCTGTCGGACGGACGCGTCCGGGAGGTGGCCCAGAAGTACTTCGTGCCGTCCGCGAGCTCGATCGCCGTGGCGGGGCCAATCGCCCGCGCCCGCGTCTCCCTGTGAGGCGCGGCGTCAGCCGACGGGGTCGTCGACGAGGCGGGCTGGTCCGCCGACCGTGCACACGATCGTCCGGATGCCGAGGTCCTCGATGCGCCGCCGGACGACGTCCGCCTGGTCTGGGAACGTGTTCACGTAGACCGTCGCGCCCGTGTCGATCGAGAAGAACGCCGGGACGCCCTCCTCGCGCATCCGGCGCACGGCGAGGATCACCCGGACCGTGTCCGGTTGCCAGAGGACCATTTCGCCGGTCCCCGTCATCGTGATGCCGTGGAGCATGAGGGTGTCCCGCTCCGCGAGGGCGCAGATCGCGCCGACGTCCCGTTTCCGGATCGCGAGCTCCATCTCCGCGATGAGGCGCGGCATCTCCGCGAGGCGGGCGTGGAAGAACGGGGACGTCAGCGCCTCGCGGTGCGCGTCGTCCGTCTGCTTGAATGCGGGCACGAGGGCGACGATGATCCCGATGTCTAGGTCCGGGCCGGCGAGCTGCACCGCATACGAGTCCTCGTCCGCCACGCCCATCTTCCACTTGCTGAATCCCCCGGTGACGGACCGCGTCGCGGAGCCGGCCCCGCGGCGGGCGTACCGGGAGAGGTCCTCGAGGCTCAGCCGCAGCCCCGCCGCATGTGCGGCGGCCATCGCCAACGCCGCGAAGCCGGAGGCGCTCGCGCCGAGGCCGATGTTCGACGGGAAGTCGTTCGCGGACGCCATGCGGAACCGTTTGTCGAGGGAGGCGCGGGCCCGGATCGGGTCGACGACGGCGAGGATCCGCTCCATGTCCCGCGCGGTCACGTCGCGACCGTCGATCGTCGCCTGGTCACGCGCGTACGCGCCGAACTCGATCGTCGTTCGCGTGCTCAGAGGCGCGGTGCAGACGCTGATCGAGTCGTGGAACGGGAGGCGGAGGACGGGATCGGCGAGGCCGTGGTACTTGATGAGCCCTTGGATCGGATGCGCCACCGCGGTCGCCTTCACCGCCACGCCTCCCAGATCCACGGGGGGTCGCGGCATGCGCGGAGCGCGTCGTCGCGGCCGGCCCCGTTCGTGTGCCAGCCGTCGAACGTCGTACGCCTGATCATAGCCGCCTCAAATGTCGAAGATCACCTGCGCGACGCCCGCCTTCGGGTCGACGAGGAGGCCGTGACGCGTGACGGCTTTGATCGCGAGCTTCGGCTCGTGGCGGGACTTGTCGATCCGCTCGCCGGCGGCCGTGCCGCGGAGGGACATCCCGTCCAGCTCGACATGGAATTTGCAGAACAGGTACTGTTGCGTCTCGTGCACGAACAGCAGTTCCGAGAGCCATCGCAGAAGGAGCGTCGGCACGTCATCCGCCTCGACTCGGACCTCGACCTCGCCGACCGGCTTCACGCGTCCCAGGTCCGCGATGAGCGCGGACATCCCCTCCGCGGCGTTTTCGAACAGTTCGTTGAGCGACGAGCCGTATGCGCGGATGCCGACGTCCGCCGTGTGCTCGATTTCCTCGTACCGCACGCGAAGGCAATGGCGGGCAGAAGATGAAGGTTGTTTTGAACGTCGCTCGTCCGAAGGGAAAAGGCGGGGTCTCGACCCGGGGTCGAGGTCCCGCATGGCCATCGGCTTCGCGACTAGCCGGATCCGCCGGTCGCACACCCGCTGTCCCCGACGATGGGGACGTGATCGTGGCCCGGCACCGCGATGCCGGAGCCCGTATCGGCGGGGATGCTCGAATGGGCCATCTCGGTCCCCGCGTTGCAGGCGGCGTCCGGAAGGCTGATCGTGGCGGCCACGCCCACCGCCGCGACCGCGACGAGGGCGATGGCGAGTCCGACCGCTGCCATCCTGGTCATGTTTCTACCGTCCTGCCGCCCTGACGGCGGCTCAATGGGGACGCGTCGCGCCGCTATTGAAGGGTTATTGTACGGGCGTCGAAATCGCACGCGAAAATCAGATGCCCCGTTCCTTTCCGGGCCAGATGAACTTGTGGACCTGGAGCTGAAGTCGCGCGAGCAGGTGGTCCTCCAGGATCCATGTGGCGAGCTTCGCGGGGTCGAGTCCCTTCGCGACCGTGTGCGCCGGCGTCACGGGAGAGAAGAGGATCGTCCCCGCGTTCGTCGGATGCTTCGCCAGCACGGCCTTCGCGAAGTCGTAGTCCTCGCGGTCCACGACGACGAACTTGACCTCGTCGTGCGCGCGCAGGAGGGCGAGGTTCGCGAACGCCTTGTCGGCCTTCATGCCGGACCCGGGGCACTTGACGTCCATGACGTACCGCACGCGTCCTGCGGCCCGTTCCCGCGGCAGGCGCACATCGAACGTCCGCAGGTCGATCTCGCCATCCGTCTCGAAGGAGTGCACGAACGTTTTCGGGAGCGCGCGGATCGCGCGGGCGATCGGCTCGCCCTGGAGGAGCGGCTCGCCTCCGGTCCAACAGACGTGCCGGATCCCTCCGGCCGGCGATTCCGGCGAATCGGCGAGCGCCCGGATGCGCGTCACGACCTCGGCCACCGATGCGCGGCTGAATTCGCCCCCTTCGACGGCGTGCATCGAGTCACACCAGCGGCAGCGGAGGTTGCACGAATAGAGGCGGACGAAGATTGTCGGGAAACCGACGAGGGAGCTCTCGCCTTGGATCGTCGCGTACAGCTCGCTGAGTAGGAACCCTTCCGCCTTCCGTGAGGCGACGGTCGCCGCGACCTCCATCGCCTTCCGATGCGCGCCGAACTCTATTAAGCGTTCGTCTTCCGGCCGCGGCCGCGCTCGTACGGAATCGGATCGCGCACGCCCGCCTCCCGGAACCCTTTCAGCCGGAGCTGGCACGAGTCGCAGACGCCGCACGCCTTCGGACGGCCTTGGTAGCACGACCAGGTGAGCTCCCACGGCACGCCGAGCTCCTCGCCTTTCCGCACGATGTCCGCCTTCGTCATGCGGATGAGCGGCGTCCGGATCTCGATCACGTCTCCCTCGACACCGCGCTTCGTGCCGAGGCGAGCGACGCTGGCAAAGGCCTCGTAGTACTCCGGCCGGCAGTCCGGGTATCCCGCGTAATCGTACGAGTTCGCCGCGATGTAGATCGCTCTCGCCTCCGTGGCCTCCGCCAGCGCGAGGGCGTAGCTCAGGAAGATCGTGTTCCGCGCGGGCACGTAGGTCGGGGGGATGCCGGTGCCGATCTCTTCCGGGCGGCGCTGCTCGGGAACTGGGACGCGTCGGTCCGTCAGCGCAGAGGCGCCGATCGGCGTCAGGTCCAAGTGGACGATCCGGTGTTCCCTGACGCCGAGGTACTTGGCGAGGGATTTCGCCGCATCGACTTCCTTGCGGTGCCGTTGCCCGTAGTCGAACGTGAGCGCGAGCACGTCGAAGCCTTCCGCTTTGGCGATGGCGAGGGCCGTGGCGGAGTCCATCCCGCCGCTCAGCAGGACGACCGCGGAGGAGACCATGGGGAGGGAACGCAGCCAGCCGCTTAGGGCTTTGCGAAGCCACTTGGGGCAGGTTCGGGCATCCGGTAGTTATAGTTAAATAACCATAACTCAATGAGGGTCTGTGCAGATCGGCTGTGGCGTCTACGAACACACCGTGCGCGGGCGGCCCTACCTATACTTCTGGCACTACGAGGCTCGAGGAGGACGAAGGGTCCAAATCAAGGAGTACGTCGGAGCCGCGCGATTGGACCGGACGCGGACCGAGGCCGCACGGCGTTGCGAAGCGTACTACCGCCGGGCGGCAGACACGCTCGTGCGGATGCGTGACGCCGCCTTGGCCTCCCTCGCGGCGAGCGGCTAGCCCGTGGACCATCAGTAAGCGCGGATCTCGTCGAAGGCGTAGTCCTCCCACGCGCGCTCGCCCACGACGATCTCAAACTCCTGCGGCGTGAGGATCGGCTGCTTGTACTGGAGGACGTCCTCGATCGCGATCCTCGGGCATGCGGTGTTCACCCACGCCTCCACGCGATATCCTTCGAGGAAGTCCGGGGAGACGAGGTCCATGAGGAAGATGTTCGCTTGGCGGCCGTGCTTCTCCGCGAGGCCTTTCAGATCCCTCGCAAGCTCCATCCGCGTCTGGCCGATCTTCCGCGAGACGATGATCCCGAAGATGTGCGCGTCCCTCGCCCTCGCGATCGCCGCGTGTCGTTGCCGGAGGATGCGGTCCTTGACGTCCGCGAGGTCCCGAGCGGTTCCCTGCTCCGGATCCGCCACGAGGATCGGCTTGTCGACGAGGATCGCGACGCCGAGCGGATGGAAGTCCCCCGTGCCGACGTACAGATATCCGTCCACGTCCCCCTCGATGACGGTCGCGGTGTGATAGTCGCATCCGAGGAGCTGGCCCGCGTAGGCGACGCGGCGGTCCGGGTCGCCGATCTTCACCTCGTGGCCCCGTTCCTCGAGGTGCTGCTTGATCGGAGCGAGCCAGTGCCGGTACTGCGTCGTCGTGAGGAGACCCACTCGTTTCGGCAGGTGGGGCTCGGCCGCGTCGACGAAGGCGAGCGACGTCAGCGGCGGTCCCGGGAGGTCGTAGAAGAACACGCGGTCGTACCGGAGGTGGGGCATCGGCGCATGGCCCAGGTGGACGATCAGGTCCACGGGCATCTCGGAGACGTCGCACGCGCCGAACGACGGGTCGGCGGAGACGAGGCACGTAACCCCGGCCTTCGCCTCGAGTTCCTGCGCGAGTTCCACGGCCTTCGTCCGCAGGCCGACCGGGAACTGCAGGCCGACCGTCTTCGTGTTCCGACCGCGGATGACGTCCAAGAGACGATCGGTATCGCCCATGCGCGGGGTGGCAGGCGCGCGGCCCGAGAAAAAGCTGTGCCCCTCGCGGTCAGCCTTTCCGCTTCCCGCGCTCGATCACGAGATACCAGGGCGTCGGCAGTTTCACGCCGCCTTTCCGGAGCGCCTCTTTTGCGTCCTCAACGTGGTCCTCCGTCGTCGAGATCGTGAAGATCTTCATGCCCGGCTTGACGCGGGCCGCCGTGCCGACCGCCGCGCCGAACGCCGCGCGCATGCCCTCGGAGATGCGGTCCGCCCCCGCGCCGGTCGCGATCTTGTTCTCCCGCAACACGTTGTGCGGATAGAGCCGGAGCTTCAGATGGTACGCCGTCCCGGCCTTCTTCGCGATGTACCGGTTCGCGGAGATTCGCGCGGATTCGAGGGCGATGTGCCGGACTTGGCACGCCTCCCGGGCGACCAGGTGGATCTTCACCGGGAACGTCGCCCGGAGGTCGCCGATGTCGAACTGGCTGATCCGGATGCCGGGCACGCCGCCCATGTACTCTTTCCGGGTATAGGCCTGCCCTCGGATCTCTCGGTACATGCTCCCGGGTTTGCGCGTCATAACGGGCCGGCGTCGAAGAGCCGGGCCGTATATAATGGTTCGCGGCTCGGGACCGGGACTCCGATTGCAGGTTCTTCGACGGATGGGATCCGACGCGGTTGCCGGAAAACGTTAAGGGTGGCCGGGCGTGTGGCCCGCGCGGGCCCATGCTCCTGGTGAAGCTCGGTGGGAGCGTCCTCACGGACAAGGCGCGCCTGCGGACGCCTCGTCGCGCCGCGATCCGCCGGCTCGCTCAGGAGCTGGCGGCCGTCCGGAAACCGGTGCTCGTCGTGCACGGCGCGGGCTCGTACGGCCACATCCTCGCGCGGAAGCACCGGCTGAACGAGGGCGGCGCCACGATGGCGAAACGTTCCGCCGCGGCCCGCGTCCAGGCGGACGTGAAGGCGCTCGATGCGCTCGTGATCGACGCGATGATCGACGCCGGCCTGGCCGCGGTCCCGATCCCGCCATCGGCGGTCCTGAGCCTCGACGACGGCCGCGTGTCGTCGATCGACCTCACCCCGTTCCTCGAGTTCTCGTCGATGGCCTTCACCCCCGTGACGTTCGGCGACGTCGTGCGCGACGTCCACCGCGGCTTCTCCGTCTGCTCGGGCGATCTCATGATGCTCGAACTTGCGCGCGCGTTCCGCCCGGAGCGGGCGGTGTTCGTCGCGGACGTCGACGGCCTCTTCACCGCGGATCCGAAGCGACGGCCCCGCGCGAGGTTCCTCGAGACCGTAGGCCCCGCAGAGTTCGGGCGGATCGAGTTCACGTCGTCCTCTCGGACCGACGTCACGGGCGGCATCGAAGGGAAGGTGCGTCGGATGGTCGAGATCGCGGCCCACGCCGGCGAATGCATCCTCGTCAACGGTAACGTAAAGAACCGAGTCCGGGATGTCTTGCGGGGCCGGCACGTCGTCGGCACCCGGGTGACGCGAGGTCCGTAGATGGCGGAGCCGTCGAAGACGGAGCAGCGCAAGGCGGAGCACGTGAACATCATCTTGAACGAGAACGTCTCCGCGGAGTACAACTACTGGAACGACGTGCGCCTCGTCCACCGCGCCCTCCCGGAGATCGACCTCGATGACGTCGACGTCGGGGTGAAGTTCCTCGGGAAGAAGCTCGAGGCGCCGCTCATCATCTCCTCGATGACGGGGGGCTTCGGCATGGGGAAGGAGATCAACGCGAACCTCGCGAAGGGAGCGGCCGAGGTCGGCGTCGCGATGGGCGTCGGCTCGCAGCGTGCCGCGCTCGAGAAGCCGGATCTCGCCCCGACGTACGCCGTCGTGAAGGACTACGGCATCCCGCTCGTGTTCGCGAACCTCGGCGCGCCGCAGCTCGTGCCGCAGGAAGGCAAGCGCGCGTACGGCGTCGCAGACGCGAAGAAGGCCGTCGAGATGATCGACGCGGACGCGCTGATCGTCCACCTGAATTTCCTCCAGGAGGTCGTCCAGCCG encodes:
- a CDS encoding pitrilysin family protein encodes the protein MATHVESLDNGLKVILRPIPDTKALSTWVVYHIGSRNEVPGMTGSTHWVEHMLFKGGGKLGKGDIDKLISRLGGKMNAFTDTDYTMYFETIPASAMDTALMIESERMRNAAFDPKEVEAERTVVISEREGAENQPEFAVEEELWGLAFHVHPYHWTAIGYKQDLATLDREPLYRHYLRFYAPNNASVILVGGFDPAVAMQHVREAFAPLRPEAPPDPMRLVEPEQRGERRSDIVRPGPADLLSAGWHIPAAGHEDTPALIVLSTVLGGWRGLVPFAAGDWRPRSNRLYRALVDSKLATDVGVRQEIKVDPSLVIVNVTLADGASLDHVEEVLDREVERLKKGIPAKSELDRAKQQVRAWARYEQDGVTFQGILLSVSEGLGAWDFGESLLAKAERVRGEQVRDVARRYLVDAHRTLVRFHAQEAAA
- a CDS encoding pitrilysin family protein, which codes for MNLPDRTVLGNGAVLVSSALPSNPFVAFRGSVPAGVAAEGDDHGVAEFTARLLLSGTRRMSAAKLSDRLEGIGATLEFRNGEELLSFQGRCTRDTTAETIRILVECLARPAFPAREIDRVRKELENDVRIEADDTRSRAMRELARSVFPKDHPYGRDPKGNAERIRRIRRSDIVAFHASHVGPEGLILAVTGDVDRTLIDEAIAAPLSRLEGDNVGAPRIPPPPAHKPRNVPIPMPHKTQVDVAIGAPAVPRSHDDYDALNLANLLFGRIGLYGRLGRNLRDEQGLAYYAFTSLDARTAGGMWSISAGVNPANLTKAVASIRAEMERLRQEPFTPDEVRDGRDNEVGSLIVSLERNAEVAGELHRMEYFGLGMDYLERFPDIVQGLSDGRVREVAQKYFVPSASSIAVAGPIARARVSL
- the dph2 gene encoding diphthamide biosynthesis enzyme Dph2, with product MGDTDRLLDVIRGRNTKTVGLQFPVGLRTKAVELAQELEAKAGVTCLVSADPSFGACDVSEMPVDLIVHLGHAPMPHLRYDRVFFYDLPGPPLTSLAFVDAAEPHLPKRVGLLTTTQYRHWLAPIKQHLEERGHEVKIGDPDRRVAYAGQLLGCDYHTATVIEGDVDGYLYVGTGDFHPLGVAILVDKPILVADPEQGTARDLADVKDRILRQRHAAIARARDAHIFGIIVSRKIGQTRMELARDLKGLAEKHGRQANIFLMDLVSPDFLEGYRVEAWVNTACPRIAIEDVLQYKQPILTPQEFEIVVGERAWEDYAFDEIRAY
- a CDS encoding archease; the protein is MRYEEIEHTADVGIRAYGSSLNELFENAAEGMSALIADLGRVKPVGEVEVRVEADDVPTLLLRWLSELLFVHETQQYLFCKFHVELDGMSLRGTAAGERIDKSRHEPKLAIKAVTRHGLLVDPKAGVAQVIFDI
- a CDS encoding 50S ribosomal protein L16 — its product is MTRKPGSMYREIRGQAYTRKEYMGGVPGIRISQFDIGDLRATFPVKIHLVAREACQVRHIALESARISANRYIAKKAGTAYHLKLRLYPHNVLRENKIATGAGADRISEGMRAAFGAAVGTAARVKPGMKIFTISTTEDHVEDAKEALRKGGVKLPTPWYLVIERGKRKG
- a CDS encoding radical SAM protein, which gives rise to MEVAATVASRKAEGFLLSELYATIQGESSLVGFPTIFVRLYSCNLRCRWCDSMHAVEGGEFSRASVAEVVTRIRALADSPESPAGGIRHVCWTGGEPLLQGEPIARAIRALPKTFVHSFETDGEIDLRTFDVRLPRERAAGRVRYVMDVKCPGSGMKADKAFANLALLRAHDEVKFVVVDREDYDFAKAVLAKHPTNAGTILFSPVTPAHTVAKGLDPAKLATWILEDHLLARLQLQVHKFIWPGKERGI
- a CDS encoding isopentenyl phosphate kinase, translated to MLLVKLGGSVLTDKARLRTPRRAAIRRLAQELAAVRKPVLVVHGAGSYGHILARKHRLNEGGATMAKRSAAARVQADVKALDALVIDAMIDAGLAAVPIPPSAVLSLDDGRVSSIDLTPFLEFSSMAFTPVTFGDVVRDVHRGFSVCSGDLMMLELARAFRPERAVFVADVDGLFTADPKRRPRARFLETVGPAEFGRIEFTSSSRTDVTGGIEGKVRRMVEIAAHAGECILVNGNVKNRVRDVLRGRHVVGTRVTRGP
- a CDS encoding diphosphomevalonate decarboxylase, translated to MAVKATAVAHPIQGLIKYHGLADPVLRLPFHDSISVCTAPLSTRTTIEFGAYARDQATIDGRDVTARDMERILAVVDPIRARASLDKRFRMASANDFPSNIGLGASASGFAALAMAAAHAAGLRLSLEDLSRYARRGAGSATRSVTGGFSKWKMGVADEDSYAVQLAGPDLDIGIIVALVPAFKQTDDAHREALTSPFFHARLAEMPRLIAEMELAIRKRDVGAICALAERDTLMLHGITMTGTGEMVLWQPDTVRVILAVRRMREEGVPAFFSIDTGATVYVNTFPDQADVVRRRIEDLGIRTIVCTVGGPARLVDDPVG
- the queC gene encoding 7-cyano-7-deazaguanine synthase QueC produces the protein MVSSAVVLLSGGMDSATALAIAKAEGFDVLALTFDYGQRHRKEVDAAKSLAKYLGVREHRIVHLDLTPIGASALTDRRVPVPEQRRPEEIGTGIPPTYVPARNTIFLSYALALAEATEARAIYIAANSYDYAGYPDCRPEYYEAFASVARLGTKRGVEGDVIEIRTPLIRMTKADIVRKGEELGVPWELTWSCYQGRPKACGVCDSCQLRLKGFREAGVRDPIPYERGRGRKTNA